The Triticum aestivum cultivar Chinese Spring chromosome 7B, IWGSC CS RefSeq v2.1, whole genome shotgun sequence genome window below encodes:
- the LOC123159336 gene encoding protein NUCLEAR FUSION DEFECTIVE 4 produces the protein MRGPGAVKAGSRPPWLGLSAAVWVQVAGGASSTFALYSHALKLALGVDQRRLALLAVACDVGENLGLLPGVLCNRLHPALLLLIGAAACVLGYGTTWLTVSGAAPALPYWLVWLALCLAANSGAWLGTAVLVTNMRNFPLSRGAVAGILKGYAGLSAAVYTEIYTGILHDSAASLLLLLALGVPSVCFLTMYFVQPCQPSLVPNSSEQVHFLFTQIGSIVLGVYLVGATVLDHVVTLSDAVNYSLVVIMVLLLFAPVAIPLKMTLFPSNRRKGPSDSSGADSDHTEPFLPPSASGSNLNDLDDEDSFDIDILYAEGEGAVKQTRRRPKRGEDFRFREALLKADFWLLFAVYFIGVGSGVMVLNNLAQVGIAAGAVDTTISLSLFSFCNFFGRLGGGAISEYLVRSWTIPRTALIICTQVVMIFTYLLFALGLHSTLHVAVALLGICYGIQFSAMISASSELFGLKHFGKIYNFISLGNPLGALLFNSLAGYFYDLEVEKQHATTTDFDVACHGPNCFRLTFFILSGMACLGTLLSIVLTVRIRPVYQMLYAGGSFSQPRSSAH, from the exons ATGCGGGGGCCGGGGGCGGTGAAGGCGGGGAGCCGGCCGCCGTGGCTGGGGCTGAGCGCGGCGGTGTGGGTGCAGGTGGCGGGGGGAGCCAGCTCCACCTTCGCGCTCTACTCGCACGCGCTCAAGCTCGCGCTCGGGGTCGACCAGCGCCGCCTCGCGCTGCTCGCCGTCGCCTGCGACGTCGGGGAGAACCTCGGCCTGCTCCCGGGCGTCCTCTGCAACCGCCTCCACCCGGCCCTGCTCCTCCTCATCGGCGCCGCCGCCTGCGTCCTCGGCTACGGCACCACCTGGCTCAccgtctccggcgccgccccggcacTGCCCTACTGGCTG GTATGGTTGGCATTGTGCCTTGCTGCAAACAGTGGCGCGTGGTTGGGGACTGCCGTTTTGGTGACCAACATGAGGAACTTCCCACTCAGCAGAGGTGCTGTTGCCGGCATCCTTAAAGGCTACGCCGGTCTAAGCGCTGCCGTCTACACCGAAATATACACCGGCATACTTCACGATTCGGCCGCGAGCCTTTTGCTTTTGCTCGCTCTCGGGGTACCTTCTGTGTGTTTTCTGACAATGTACTTTGTTCAACCCTGTCAACCCTCTCTGGTGCCGAATTCTTCAGAGCAAGTTCACTTCCTGTTCACACAAATCGGGAGTATTGTTCTTGGGGTTTATCTTGTTGGGGCCACAGTATTGGATCATGTCGTAACACTTAGTGATGCAGTGAACTATTCTCTGGTTGTTATTATGGTCCTTCTCCTCTTTGCGCCGGTTGCAATACCCTTGAAAATGACATTGTTTCCAAGTAACCGAAGAAAAGGCCCGTCGGACTCTTCCGGCGCTGATAGTGATCATACAGAACCATTTCTTCCACCTTCTGCCTCCGGATCAAACCTTAATGATCTAGACGATGAGGATTCCTTTGATATTGATATTCTCTATGCGGAGGGTGAAGGGGCTGTAAAGCAAACGAGAAGAAGACCAAAAAGAGGAGAGGACTTCAGATTTCGTGAAGCGCTGCTCAAGGCAGATTTTTGGCTTCTCTTCGCAGTATATTTCATCGGTGTTGGATCTGGAGTCATGGTCCTTAACAATCTTGCACAAGTTGGAATTGCAGCAGGTGCTGTGGACACCACTATATCGCTCTCTCTGTTCAGTTTCTGCAACTTTTTTGGCCGTTTGGGAGGTGGTGCTATTTCTGAGTATCTTGTCAG GTCATGGACAATTCCCCGGACAGCAttgattatatgcacccaagttgTGATGATATTTACATACCTGCTCTTTGCATTGGGTCTCCACTCTACACTTCACGTCGCCGTTGCCTTGCTTGGCATATGCTACGGTATCCAGTTCTCAGCGATGATCTCAGCATCATCAGAGCTGTTTGGGTTGAAGCACTTTGGGAAGATCTACAACTTCATCTCGCTCGGGAATCCACTCGGCGCGCTCCTGTTCAACAGTCTCGCGGGATATTTCTATGACCTCGAGGTGGAAAAGCAGCATGCCACGACAACAGACTTCGACGTCGCGTGCCATGGCCCCAATTGCTTCAGGCTCACGTTCTTTATTCTGTCCGGCATGGCCTGTCTGGGCACACTGCTGAGCATAGTTCTGACCGTGAGGATCCGACCAGTTTATCAGATGCTCTATGCCGGTGGATCCTTCAGCCAGCCCCGGAGCTCCGCGCATTGA